From Bactrocera oleae isolate idBacOlea1 chromosome 4, idBacOlea1, whole genome shotgun sequence:
cgaaattgagaaaaatatgATTGCAATCGGTGCGTTTGGCGTGCTGGTGTGAGAATGCTACTTCGAGCTCGTCCATTGATTCGAGCAAAACACGTTCGCCTTCGTTTTGTAAATATTCAAACGACGCTTCCTATATGACAGTAAAGTGTGATTTAATGgtggaaaaatatgaaatatatatatatttgtttaaaagtttGGCATCTACCTTGGTGATTAGATCCGAATGTCGTATAATCGAACGTATGAAGAACCGGTAATCGGTGACCTCTTGGCTCTTCGATCCCTTGGCTCTGCCCAAATAGAGATGCATTTTTTGATTTGCAGTTGGCAAAGCTTCCAATTGATACGATTTCATACGATTCAGTTCAAGTTGGAAAGCACAAGCGGGCTCCAAGTGACGGTATATTCTATCCTCTTCGAAATTGTCGCGGGCACGGTAGGTGAAGAATTTGGGGAATTGGCGTCTATAAACGAGTGCATTTATGAAATAATTCAGTTTATATAGCATTTAGGagattatttaattactttttcaatGCGGCAAATGTTATGCGACGAATGCGGCGTTGGAATAGTTCATCACGGTGCTGTTTACAGAAATTACCAAATATGTGCGCCATTTGCAAATCGTCCATATCGCCGTTATCACGTACGGCAACGCTAATAATATGAATGGGCTCGGTGGATTTTGCCTCTTCCACAGCGTTGGCGCGTGTAATTGGATCGGAGAGCGAGACATTGATGGATGTGCTCAGACGGCCATCAGAAATGGAATCAACAGCTTCCAAAATCTAAATATTATAGAATACATGTGAGAtaatttttgtagtaaaattaAGATTATTAAATTACCTTTGCGCTAACAAAGGCTGGTGAGGCATAGTCCTCCAACAGATCCAAAATTTCATCGGAGTGCATTTCGAAGTGATCAAAAGAATCAAAGGCAGCCATGCAACCGGTACGCATGAACGAAGAGCCGAGTAGTTTTTCAGGTGCTTCACCATCTTGCTGTATGCGTGGGAAGAGTCTGTAAGCGgttatgaaatttatattgtCATAGTAATAATTAAACTAGGTTAATGATAATTAAATGTACAAACCTATTTGGATGTGCGGTGGGTAGCAAAAATTGGAAGTGTACCAGCGGCAAACCGCCCGACAACTCCAAGTGCTGCAAGCAGGTAAGCTCATATGAAGTGTAAGCACGTCTCACATACACCTCCAACGCAGCATTGCAGACTTGACGATTCGTGTGATAGAAGAAATCGTGCAAGATATCAAATATCGACGTTTCGGACAATATTAGGCGTTGCAGATTCTCCGGGTGGAAGTCATGTCCGTACATATCGACTGCGGATAAGAAAATCGATTCCATTTGATTGTGACGTAGTTCGTAGGCGGGTTGATGGGCGGCAATTAGTACTTGTCGACAACGGAGTGCGACACGTGAGTGTTCAGCACGATTTAACGAAGTCAACTCGCTCAGTGTGTTTGCCAGCTCATCAGTTAGACCCGGCTCAAATGACCACAGATGATCGATCAGCAGTGTGACTAGTAGATTTTTCTTCGATACTTGCGCATGCGAAAAGATAGTGTTCACGACCTTCTGCATATCATCCTTGCTGTTCTCACGCACCAAAGCGACACATTTATCATAGTGACCATGCTGGAACTGTGACTCCACTTCATAGTATTCACGCAACAATTCATGTACCACGGCCTTCATGCGGCCTCTTATACCGTTGCGATAACGTTGCACTAACTGTACAATACTCTGTGTGGTGAGGAAGAAGACATCGCGATCGGTGCGTTTCTGCAATGTGGCAGCATGGCTGTCGATGACTGCGGCAATTTGTTGCGAGGGGAATTGTGCGAGCACACTGGTGATGTTACGCTCATACAGAGTCATCAACTTGCGTATCTTCTTCTCCACAGACACTGGTATGCGGCCCGAAATGGAGGCGATCACCTCTTGTAATTCGAGCAGAGGCAAGGAAGCATCACGCAAACTGGTCATGAACTTTTCAATAACATCGCGCAAACGTTGTGCATTATATGGTTCGGGTAGACAGTAACCAGCTAGAGTATTCTCCAAAATGGATTTATACAAGTTGTGCGCACGATTAAGCTTGTCAGGCACTTGTGGATTCTCAGATAGTGGGAAGGGATTCTTGTAGGGTTGCGCTTTAGTTACCAGTGAGGGATCATCTAATTCCAAATGGCCTAAAAGTGAGCCGGCATCGAGCACTGCACCGGGGCGACGTAAGAACGAAACTGTGCCCGCTTCTTGTGACGTGAGTGTCATAACCATTTTCATAACCTCAATTTCGGCGTAGGCTTGTCCTTTAGCAACGTGTGCGCCATCTTCAATcaacaaattaattaacttGCCAGTGGATGGACTGCGCAGGAGTGAGGGatcattttctttttcaaagaCACAAGTTTGATTACCGATTACCAGACGATAACGGTCCACTTCCTCTTTCATGTAAGTGGTATAAGAGGCACCTTCTAATGATATTAAGAGACCACCATCTGACAAACGATGTATTTCCACTTCTTTGAAAGAGTTGTTCATGAGTAGGAAGTAAGAGTTTGCGCCACTTTTGGCGGCCTGCACCTTGTACCGCATACCCTCGTTTATCAGTTCTACATCGATTACATTTGTCAGCGTATTGGCGGCTTGTATCTGACCCTTTTCGAGTGATGTCTGAAAGCTGGAGAATGCTTCGTTGATTTGGCGATCGGCGATATGCAATGCACCGCAGACGACACCTAATAGAATATCGGGTTTCTCCGATTGTACGCGCTCAGCAATCAAAGCATCCAACCAAGCAGTATCAATGGTGTTATCCAAGAAGCTGTTAGTCTCCAACAGtgttattaaatattcaacGGTTGTGCGGAAATCACCACGAATCGAAAGTTCCTTTAGCGCAATGACTAGATTTTCACGCGCCTGTTGACGATTTTCTCCCCAAGAGAAACAATGACCAAACTGAGAATCGGCATATTCGTGCAAGCCACCCGAAGCGGCAACACTGAAGTAACCCCATACATTTTTACTCGAACGGAAATTTAACTCCTGTACAGTGCCTGAGCTGGGCTTGAAACCTTCGTCTGGATTTTCCGATGTGATACGTGCAGCAATTACATGTCCCGATGGTTGTGGTTTATTCTCAGGATTTTCGAAATCAATAACCGATGAGCCCCACGGTGATTCACCGTATAAGAGACGGATATCTTTCAAACGATACAACGGTATGCCCATACCAATTTGCAACTGGGCGGCGGGCAAATTCACATCCGCTACCATCTCTGTGCAAGGATGCTCCACTTGCAGACGCGGATTTAACTCAAGGAAATAGTATTGGCCATCTGAGTCATATAAATACTCCACTGTACCGGCGCTTACGTAACCAACCATTTTTGCGAGACGTACAGCGGCTTTCTCCATATCCTCAAACACTTCGGGTTGTGCCACAATCGCTGGCGCTTCTTCAATAATCTTCTGATGACGACGCTGTATCGAGCAATCACGTCCGAACAAACTTATAGCATTGCCATACTGATCAGCAAGCAATTGCACCTCAAGATGTCGTGCGCCGCGTGCGAGCTTCATCACGAATATGGGTGAACCAGGCACTTCGGCTTGCACTTGACGGAATAGCGCTGGAAATTCGGCTTCGTTGTCGACACGACGTATACCTTTACCGCCACCACCTTCGGACGCTTTAACCATAACCGGGAAACCtgtagaataataataataattgtattaatttAATCTTAAATAAttctggaaaaaaaatattttaaatttgtacataAAAATTCAGCTTACCAATTTTTTTAGCTGCAATTAGACCATCTTCGGCATTACTGACGCAACCGCGTTGAAACAATTCACTCGAAATCTTAATTTTCTTGCCATTGTAATGCGCCTTCAGACCGGAACCCGACCACGACAGTGTGGGTATTTCAGCCGTTTGTGCGACAATCGAGGAGGCAACCTTATCACCCAGCGCCCACATAGCACGATCCGGTGGGCCCAAAAAGACTAGACCCCGCTTATTCAACAGCTCGGGCAATTTTGGGTTTTCCGAGGCATGCCCCCAACCAGCCCAGACAGCCTGCAAGAAAGTGGTAAAATTAACTTCGTATTGATGACATCGTTTATTGATAAATGGACAGAGTTAACATTGACAGTGAGTCAGTCTTACACAATGTTTGCATTGAATAAATGTAAGGCAAAACTAAAGAGTAAACAAAATGTAGCTTCTCATCTTGTTTACACTGAAAACCGGTTTGGTTTTGTGAGCTTTAAGCAGTTtgtcttattattatttgtgtgtgtgtatgtgtgttttttttttgtttttgtttttgtatgaatAACCATGAAAATGCGCGCTAATCGATCGTATGACATTATGAAATATAGTTAATAGGTAAATGTTTTACAAGTGCCTTCACTCACCTGAACTTGAGTCCGAAGTGCAATATCGACGATCAATTCAACATTGGCATAATTGTTGTTATTCGATCCACCAGGTACGGGCACATAATGATCGGCCATCTTGATGTACTCAGCATTGGCTTTAAGATCTTCTGGTGTGACCATTACAACAAAGCGAACAGCACGTTCATTTTTGAACATCTCATAAGACCAACGACGTATCGAGCGCATACATTTCACAGCGGCAATACCGTTATTCGCGATTAGCACACGATTAATGACACGCGTACCACCAAACTTTTTGACGAACTCTTCTGGTGTGGCAATATGAAAATCTCGGTCCTGATATCGATCCTGCCCCAGACCAGTGCCACGTGACATGCTCGGCCTAAAACCGAAAGACAGATGATGATTATGCATTATGAACGAATTTCTAACTTAGCCAAACTACTAAATGGCAACGAGTCAAAAAGGAAACTGAAAACGCAAGTGTAAACAACCAATTGGCTCGGTCCAAAAATGCACTTCacaagttttttcttttaatgtatTCGTTTTAAAGCagagtgtaaaatattttttttatcccaAAATCACG
This genomic window contains:
- the ACC gene encoding acetyl-CoA carboxylase isoform X2; this translates as MLIIIIILTAICLAITIVLSAISRSDNANRSNQVAIYGEQLSIKNNKTSGEPPKEPSSISSNNHSDCVNRIKKVQFSNENITIENNHNDFAASGQLHHKHCNNIELSSNNSDSSNSEISMSNDTSTERPSFLVGDEVEANGHDEVSEAGDEFPQKMQNEIRPQIDLMERRKRLRPSMSRGTGLGQDRYQDRDFHIATPEEFVKKFGGTRVINRVLIANNGIAAVKCMRSIRRWSYEMFKNERAVRFVVMVTPEDLKANAEYIKMADHYVPVPGGSNNNNYANVELIVDIALRTQVQAVWAGWGHASENPKLPELLNKRGLVFLGPPDRAMWALGDKVASSIVAQTAEIPTLSWSGSGLKAHYNGKKIKISSELFQRGCVSNAEDGLIAAKKIGFPVMVKASEGGGGKGIRRVDNEAEFPALFRQVQAEVPGSPIFVMKLARGARHLEVQLLADQYGNAISLFGRDCSIQRRHQKIIEEAPAIVAQPEVFEDMEKAAVRLAKMVGYVSAGTVEYLYDSDGQYYFLELNPRLQVEHPCTEMVADVNLPAAQLQIGMGIPLYRLKDIRLLYGESPWGSSVIDFENPENKPQPSGHVIAARITSENPDEGFKPSSGTVQELNFRSSKNVWGYFSVAASGGLHEYADSQFGHCFSWGENRQQARENLVIALKELSIRGDFRTTVEYLITLLETNSFLDNTIDTAWLDALIAERVQSEKPDILLGVVCGALHIADRQINEAFSSFQTSLEKGQIQAANTLTNVIDVELINEGMRYKVQAAKSGANSYFLLMNNSFKEVEIHRLSDGGLLISLEGASYTTYMKEEVDRYRLVIGNQTCVFEKENDPSLLRSPSTGKLINLLIEDGAHVAKGQAYAEIEVMKMVMTLTSQEAGTVSFLRRPGAVLDAGSLLGHLELDDPSLVTKAQPYKNPFPLSENPQVPDKLNRAHNLYKSILENTLAGYCLPEPYNAQRLRDVIEKFMTSLRDASLPLLELQEVIASISGRIPVSVEKKIRKLMTLYERNITSVLAQFPSQQIAAVIDSHAATLQKRTDRDVFFLTTQSIVQLVQRYRNGIRGRMKAVVHELLREYYEVESQFQHGHYDKCVALVRENSKDDMQKVVNTIFSHAQVSKKNLLVTLLIDHLWSFEPGLTDELANTLSELTSLNRAEHSRVALRCRQVLIAAHQPAYELRHNQMESIFLSAVDMYGHDFHPENLQRLILSETSIFDILHDFFYHTNRQVCNAALEVYVRRAYTSYELTCLQHLELSGGLPLVHFQFLLPTAHPNRLFPRIQQDGEAPEKLLGSSFMRTGCMAAFDSFDHFEMHSDEILDLLEDYASPAFVSAKILEAVDSISDGRLSTSINVSLSDPITRANAVEEAKSTEPIHIISVAVRDNGDMDDLQMAHIFGNFCKQHRDELFQRRIRRITFAALKKRQFPKFFTYRARDNFEEDRIYRHLEPACAFQLELNRMKSYQLEALPTANQKMHLYLGRAKGSKSQEVTDYRFFIRSIIRHSDLITKEASFEYLQNEGERVLLESMDELEVAFSHQHAKRTDCNHIFLNFVPTVIMDPAKIEESVTKMIMRYGPRLWKLRVLQAELKMLIRQSPQSPTQAIRLCIANDSGYFLDIAMYTEVTDPETGIIKFKSYGEKQGSLHGHPISTPYMTKDFLQQKRFQAQQNGTTYVYDIPDMFRQMTERHWKEYSKARPTVDIRIPDKILIECIELVLDDDNLVEMQRLPGENNCGMVAWRIVLATPEYPEGREIIVIANDLTYFMGSFGIKEDILFNKASQLARSRRVPRIYISVNSGARIGLAEEVKSLFRVAWEDPEEPDKGFKYIYLSTEDYSKIANLNSVRAILIEDEGEPRYKITDIIGKEDGLGVENLRHAGLIAGETSQAYNEIVTMSLVTCRTIGIGSYLVRLGQRVIQIDNSHIILTGYAALNKLLGRKVYASNNQLGGVQIMYNNGVTHKTEAMDLDGVYTLLQWLSYIPAYIGCDLPIVLPNDRIDRSVDFMPTKSPYDPRWMLAGRVNPVNPNEWENGFFDRDSWAEIMPTWAKTVVTGRARLGGVPVGVIAVETRTVEVELPADPANLDSEAKTLQQAGQVWYPDSSYKTAQAIKDFGREELPLVIFANWRGFSGGMKDMYEQVLKFGAYIVDGLREYKKPVIIYLPPNAELRGGAWAVLDSLINPRYMETYADPEARGGILEPEGLVEIKYKEKDLLKTIHRLDTTTIALKKELEELITAGDKIKAAVVEENLKTRISQLMHVYHTVAVHFADLHDTPERMLEKECISEIIPWRDSRRLLHWRLRRLLLEDAYIKKIIKAQESLSVGQAKQMLRRWLVEDRGAMDAYIWDKNEDMVHWYEEQKRADSVVTKNINAVKQDAVISKITEMLEDCPDVSLDAVVSICQGLTPMNRGAVVRTLTQLELNEETTATNTQG
- the ACC gene encoding acetyl-CoA carboxylase isoform X6 encodes the protein MLVAFLKWLFEMMKPSTRRFTIGEPADEDSAIPELSVRSNASTPIIVVDDHTSDAAKHATSDSQLEKSFCANCNNNNNVVNFRRNSSQLNLSSTQKTDLSLLSPAQAQRTLKPSMSRGTGLGQDRYQDRDFHIATPEEFVKKFGGTRVINRVLIANNGIAAVKCMRSIRRWSYEMFKNERAVRFVVMVTPEDLKANAEYIKMADHYVPVPGGSNNNNYANVELIVDIALRTQVQAVWAGWGHASENPKLPELLNKRGLVFLGPPDRAMWALGDKVASSIVAQTAEIPTLSWSGSGLKAHYNGKKIKISSELFQRGCVSNAEDGLIAAKKIGFPVMVKASEGGGGKGIRRVDNEAEFPALFRQVQAEVPGSPIFVMKLARGARHLEVQLLADQYGNAISLFGRDCSIQRRHQKIIEEAPAIVAQPEVFEDMEKAAVRLAKMVGYVSAGTVEYLYDSDGQYYFLELNPRLQVEHPCTEMVADVNLPAAQLQIGMGIPLYRLKDIRLLYGESPWGSSVIDFENPENKPQPSGHVIAARITSENPDEGFKPSSGTVQELNFRSSKNVWGYFSVAASGGLHEYADSQFGHCFSWGENRQQARENLVIALKELSIRGDFRTTVEYLITLLETNSFLDNTIDTAWLDALIAERVQSEKPDILLGVVCGALHIADRQINEAFSSFQTSLEKGQIQAANTLTNVIDVELINEGMRYKVQAAKSGANSYFLLMNNSFKEVEIHRLSDGGLLISLEGASYTTYMKEEVDRYRLVIGNQTCVFEKENDPSLLRSPSTGKLINLLIEDGAHVAKGQAYAEIEVMKMVMTLTSQEAGTVSFLRRPGAVLDAGSLLGHLELDDPSLVTKAQPYKNPFPLSENPQVPDKLNRAHNLYKSILENTLAGYCLPEPYNAQRLRDVIEKFMTSLRDASLPLLELQEVIASISGRIPVSVEKKIRKLMTLYERNITSVLAQFPSQQIAAVIDSHAATLQKRTDRDVFFLTTQSIVQLVQRYRNGIRGRMKAVVHELLREYYEVESQFQHGHYDKCVALVRENSKDDMQKVVNTIFSHAQVSKKNLLVTLLIDHLWSFEPGLTDELANTLSELTSLNRAEHSRVALRCRQVLIAAHQPAYELRHNQMESIFLSAVDMYGHDFHPENLQRLILSETSIFDILHDFFYHTNRQVCNAALEVYVRRAYTSYELTCLQHLELSGGLPLVHFQFLLPTAHPNRLFPRIQQDGEAPEKLLGSSFMRTGCMAAFDSFDHFEMHSDEILDLLEDYASPAFVSAKILEAVDSISDGRLSTSINVSLSDPITRANAVEEAKSTEPIHIISVAVRDNGDMDDLQMAHIFGNFCKQHRDELFQRRIRRITFAALKKRQFPKFFTYRARDNFEEDRIYRHLEPACAFQLELNRMKSYQLEALPTANQKMHLYLGRAKGSKSQEVTDYRFFIRSIIRHSDLITKEASFEYLQNEGERVLLESMDELEVAFSHQHAKRTDCNHIFLNFVPTVIMDPAKIEESVTKMIMRYGPRLWKLRVLQAELKMLIRQSPQSPTQAIRLCIANDSGYFLDIAMYTEVTDPETGIIKFKSYGEKQGSLHGHPISTPYMTKDFLQQKRFQAQQNGTTYVYDIPDMFRQMTERHWKEYSKARPTVDIRIPDKILIECIELVLDDDNLVEMQRLPGENNCGMVAWRIVLATPEYPEGREIIVIANDLTYFMGSFGIKEDILFNKASQLARSRRVPRIYISVNSGARIGLAEEVKSLFRVAWEDPEEPDKGFKYIYLSTEDYSKIANLNSVRAILIEDEGEPRYKITDIIGKEDGLGVENLRHAGLIAGETSQAYNEIVTMSLVTCRTIGIGSYLVRLGQRVIQIDNSHIILTGYAALNKLLGRKVYASNNQLGGVQIMYNNGVTHKTEAMDLDGVYTLLQWLSYIPAYIGCDLPIVLPNDRIDRSVDFMPTKSPYDPRWMLAGRVNPVNPNEWENGFFDRDSWAEIMPTWAKTVVTGRARLGGVPVGVIAVETRTVEVELPADPANLDSEAKTLQQAGQVWYPDSSYKTAQAIKDFGREELPLVIFANWRGFSGGMKDMYEQVLKFGAYIVDGLREYKKPVIIYLPPNAELRGGAWAVLDSLINPRYMETYADPEARGGILEPEGLVEIKYKEKDLLKTIHRLDTTTIALKKELEELITAGDKIKAAVVEENLKTRISQLMHVYHTVAVHFADLHDTPERMLEKECISEIIPWRDSRRLLHWRLRRLLLEDAYIKKIIKAQESLSVGQAKQMLRRWLVEDRGAMDAYIWDKNEDMVHWYEEQKRADSVVTKNINAVKQDAVISKITEMLEDCPDVSLDAVVSICQGLTPMNRGAVVRTLTQLELNEETTATNTQG